Within the uncultured Methanobrevibacter sp. genome, the region CCATTGCCATTACTGGAATCAAAAGGCAAATGCAATCAACTCTCCGATAACTCTGATGAACTATGACTATGCGATAATGGAGCTCAACTATGTAAAGCACTTCGGCACAAGGTCACTTCTGATTCTTGACGAAGCACACAACATCGAAAACAAGCTCATGGCAACAATGGAAGTCACACTGTACAACAGAACCCTTGAAAAGGACATTAACAAGGCAATATCCAAGGAAACATTGAAAGATGGTGAACTGGAAGATTGGAAAATGGAAATTGAAGCTATCGGCGACAGCTATGAAGACATTGACCTGAAGGAAGTCACCAAAAACAAGGCCGACAGAATCCGCTCAACAATTTCCAGGCTTAAAACCCTGAGAAACAACCTTGAAAAGGAGCCTAAAAACTGGGTCATCGACACAGATGAATTCGGAGTTACATTCAAGCCGTTGAGGGTTCACCACTATGCCAAGGATAACCTGTTGAAATATGGGGATGTAGTCATCTTCATGAGCGCTACAATCCTTTCCCACAAGATGTTTTCAAAATGGCTGGGCTTGAATCCTGCTGAAGTCTATCACATCAAGGTGGACAGTCCTTTCACAAAGGAAAAAAGGCCTATCATTCTTGATTTGGCAGGAAAGATGTCTGCAAACAGAATCAAGAACACCGCTCCAAAGACAATTCCGATTCTGCAGGAAATCCTCAAAAAGCATGAGGGCGACAAGGGTCTTATTCACACCCACAGCTACAAATGCCAGCAGTACATTACCCGCAACCTTAACAACTCACGTCTGATTTCCCATACATCACAAAACAGGGAACAAATATTGAATTTCTTTGAAAAGGATGAAAATCCGTTGGTTCTCATTTCACCGTCAATGAGTGAAGGAGTCGATTTGCCTTACGACAAGTGCAGATTCCAGGTAATCTACAAGATTCCTTTCCCGTATCTTGGAGACAAGCAGGTCAACATGAGAATGAAAAGGGATAAAAAATGGTATGCCTATAAAACGGTAATGACCCTTATGCAGGCTTACGGCCGTGGAATGAGAGCTGAAGACGATTCATGCTATACATACATTATCGACAGCGACATCAACATGCTCTTTAAAAGTCCGATGTACAGATCACTGATTCCTGACTTTTTCAAGGAAGCAGTTGTTCGCGTAAAAAAATGAGCGGACCTGGAGGGATTTGAACCCCCGATCTCAGGATCCGAAGTCCTGCGTCATTCCTGACTAGACCACAGGCCCTAAAAAAATAATAAAAGATAAAAAATTTATTCTTTTTTACCTTCTTCTTTAGAATCAACAGATATTATAGGAATGTCCTCAATACCCTCAACTTCAGCAAAAATATCATCAATAGTTTCGTTTTCAAGTTTAACTTGTTCGTATTCTATCTCTTCGATTTCCTCACTTGTCAAACCTTTTCTTTCAGGTGGTTTTTCACGAGCAGGTGGAATATCATCGATATTTTCTTGAGGTGTGGTTTTTTTAGGTTTAGAATCAGATTTTGTTTTTTTGAAAGTATTTTTTAATTCGCCGAAATTGAATTCGCCTATCTTGAAGGAATCCTTATCCAATGGAATGTTGCTTTTCGGAAGGATATTTTGATCCTTTTCTTCCATTTTTTCAGCAGGGGTATCATTTTCATTATCTAATGAGTCAATACTCTTTGAAATATCTTCCAATGGGTTTCTCATTCCAATTACTTTGTATATTCCATAAATTAATAATACTAATCCGCATACGATAAATATTACTGTAATAAAACTATTTTCTCCTGAAATAACATTGTCCACAATTCTATCACTGCGTGAACTGAAAGTAATTGCGCCCAATACGATTAAAATTAATCCTAAAATGGTGCTCACTACACCTATAATTGGGGTTCTGCCTATTTTGGCATTAAGAACATTGTCAAAGTTTTCACTGATTTCTCCTGTGATGACTTCATTATCATCATTCAAATCGATATCTTCCTCATTCAAACCATTATCACTTTCTTTTGGTGTTTTAATTAGGAACTCATCATCGATTGGATTTTCTTCTAAATTAACAGCATTTTTGGTATCCTCATCGGGATGATAGATGAATTCGTCATCAATTTCCAAATCCCCATAACCTTCTCTGTCTTCATTAAGGTATCTGATTAATTCTTTATCTTCTTCGATATCGTCATAACTTGTGTCTTCATCTTCATTGACATTATTGATCATATCCTTGAGATTGGAAATTCTATGCTCTTTATCTTTAGAATCTTTCATAAAAAAACCTCAGTCGTATGCTCTCCAAGTATGTTTACATTTGGCACAAGTAAAAATACGTGTAGGTGCTTCATCAGCACTACGGGTTTGTAATAATTTGTATGTAGCTTTATCATGTCCACATTCTGGACAGGTTTCGTTTGTGATAGGACCAACGTCTACGTCTTCACCGAGCATTTTGACATTATCGCTTTCCTTAATGTCTTCAGAAACCTCATATTCGTTGTTGTCTGAGAGGTTTTTTTCATGCCCGCATGAATTGCATTTTAGTATACCGTCTTTTGGAAGTAACATTGCTCCACATTCTGGACAAAATTCCATTTAACTCCTCCATTATATATCTATTAATCTTCCTTATATCTTGTAATATTTTTTTCAATATATTTAAATATATACCTTAAAAAGTGGTTTTGACCTTTTTTAAACAGTCTCTTATTATTTTATCATGGTCAAATGCAATATTGATTTCATCTAATTTTTCGGCTGAAAAAATCTTCACTTCCTTTGCATCGGTGTCGGCTTTCATCTTGCTCATGTCTCCGGTGGCGGTGAAAGCTACTGTTATTGTGTGACCTCTTGGATCTCTATCAGGGTCAGAATAAACACCAACCAAGTCTTTCAGTGTTACATCAATATTTGTTTCCTCTTTTGCTTCTCTTATGGCACCGTTTTCAACACTTTCGCCATATTCAACAAAACCTCCAGGCAATGCCCAGTAATCCATAAATGGGTTGTTTTTTCTTTTAACCAGTATGAAGTTAATCTCTTCGTCAAAAATAAAAATATCGGCAGTGACTGAAGGAGTCTTATATTCTGTCATTAAATCACAATAAAAAAAATAATGAAGCTATAAAGCTTCGTCAATGAGTTTTTTGAATTCAGCACTTTCTTTTTGAAGTTCTTCTGCTGCTTTTTTCAATACGATTCTTGGTCTTTTTCCCCTTTTTGTCTTGATGGTCATTTCAGGTTTTCCAGTGAGGGGGTGATCGATATTGTAAACAGCATATTCGACATCAGGGTCTTGCATTAGAATGTGCCTGAGTGCATTGAAAACACCATGACTTTCATTTTCTACTCTAAATGTTAATTCTAATGTTTTTTCTTCAATAATTTTAAAATTCTCATCCATTATATCAACCTTAATTAATTAACGTAGTTTTTAGATATTTTTCTTTTTTCTTTTTTGTTACAAGTATTGCATTGGAGTTCGTTTTGTTTTTTTGTAGTGTGCATATAATCTCTGCAGCGTGTACACATAGCTTTTAAAACTCCACAGTCATCATCAACGGTGCCCAAATCAACATTGTCTCCAGTAATTTTTACTACTTTTGCCTGGACTATGTCTCCTATTCTAAAAGCATCAGACAATTTTTCCAAATAATCTTTTTTTGCCTGTGAAATGTGAATGGCACCCATATACGGTAATGCTAATGGTCTTGCATTGTCTTTTATGCAATCAATTTTTACATTAGCTCTTTGAGGTTTAATGTCGGTTATCTGTCCGTAGACTACATCTCCGACTTTCAATAAAGCCGGTTTTGCATCTGATTCAACGGATATAACCTTCATTTTTTGATTAATTTTAACGTTACCAAGTACTGATGATTTAATCTCTCCATTGTCATCGTAAGTACCTTCTCCCGGCAAATACTGTTCGATGATTCCTAATTTATCGCCGGGCATTACAATTTGTTCCTCTTCTATACTCATATTAAAATCACCAAAATAAAGATTTAATAAAAAAATTTTTATTTAATATAATAATTTTATTGATATTACTATTTAAATCATTGGTATCGTTCATGGAATAATATTTCGTCTAATTGATAATTTTCCCATTCCCTTTTATTCAATACAATTTCCAACTCCTGTGGAGTCAGTAAAGGTTTTTTATACATTTGAGAATCGTCAATAGCTATTCTCGGACATGCACTGACGACAAAAGCATCCAATTCCAGATATGGCAAAAGCACATCCGGATTCACATTGTCCACCAGAATGATGTAGGCTTCCATTCCATTTTCTTCAAGAAGCTTTTTTGTTTCCTTTGCGAGCTTCATCCTGTATTGGCCTTCCTTGGAGGATACGATAATTCCCCATTTCTCAGCACTTCTTGCCTTTGTTATTCTTGCAAATCTGATTCTCAATATTCTGTCTGCATATTCATCCATTCGTCTAAGCTCATTGTTGTACGGATCCAATGCAAGAACCGGTGTGTTTGAAAAGAGGTTGATTCCTAGAGGGTGGAAGTTTCCGCTTCCTATAAACAGGAATATCTCAGCATCCAAATCCTTGATTGACGAGAAGTTGCATCCCAGAACCTGTCCCTTTCTGGTTGACTTTGATGAGCCGAGAACAACTTCCTTGCCGTTGTCCTCCAGATAATCTCTGATTTCATTTAAAAGGTGCAGGTGCTGTGTTGTGGTTACCAACGCTACTTTCGAATAGTCCTTCAAGGCATCCAGGCATTTTTCCAAATCCTTCTTGAGGTCTATCTTTGCAAAGGCTTCAACAAAAATTGTGGGAACCTCATACTTCAGCGGAAGAGGAGTGTGGCCGTAATGGACTATCAAATCTACAGATCCCTTCATCTTATAGTCGCTGACATCACATGCTCCAAAGCACGGGTCACCGGAGATTATGACTGTTGCATCAGTTTCGGATTCAATCTTTCGGGCAATCTTGATTGCCTGCATCTTAAGACCTTCCGGAAACTGGAGGCCTACATTTTTCGCATCCTTTGAGTTAATCTTGCTGATTACCCTGTCCAGGTCCATGTTGTACATTGACATTTTAATCTTCAATTGTGCTTTCGATAACCACTTTGCCGTCAATGACGTCAAGCTTTACAAGTGACAGTACATCTCTGCCGGTTTCCTTTTTAACTATTTCCTTGCCTTCTCCCTTGTCGATTATGGCTACCACGGATTTCAAATCAAGGCCCATATCCTCAAGGGTTCTGATAAGTGCCACCATTGTTCCGCCGGTACTTACAACATCATCGATGAGCAGTATCTTCTCGCCTTCGTGCAGGTCATTTACATAAAGGTTTGATGAGCCATAACCGGTTTTTTGATAAACTTCCTTTTCACCCGGAAGGCCGTATTGCCTTTTTCTAATCACTACGAAGGGAATGTCGGTTGCAAGGGATAATGCGGTAGCCAAATGGATTCCCATTGCTTCAACAGCAACTATTTTATCCACATCTAAATCAGCATACTTATGAACTGCCAATGCCAATTCCCTAAGCATTAAAGGGTTCATTGCAGGTACTCCATCACTTATAGGATTAACAAAATAATTGTATTCACCTTTCTTCACGATTGGTGAGGATTCTAATGATTTTTTTACTTCTTCTAACATTGTATCACACAAAAATTATAAAACATTTATTAGATATAAATATAACTTAATACAATTATATAATTTTGCTAATATAAAATATTATTAAGAGTGATTAAAATGGCAATGCTCGGAAGTTTAGGTGAAAATCTTACTAATACGATGAAAAAATTAGTAGGGATGTCTGTCATTGATAAAAAGACAATTAAAGAAGTTGTAAAAGATATACAACGTGCCTTAATTCAATCTGACGTTAACATTAAACTAGTTTTAGAATTATCAAAAAAAATCGAATCAAGAGCTCTTGAAGAGGAACCTCCAAAGGGTATCACTCCAAGAGAACATGTTATAACTATCATTTATGAAGAGATGGTGAACCTGCTTGGAAGCGAAGCAGCAGGTTTGGATATCAACGAAAAGCCATACAAAATTCTATTTTTAGGGCTTCAGGGTTCCGGTAAAACTACCACCATCGGTAAATTATGCAGATACCTTCAAAAAAAGGGTTTCAATCCTGCCGTTGTCTGTACAGACACATGGAGGCCTGCAGCATATGAGCAGTTAAAACAGCTCACAGAAGAGATGGACGTTCCGCTGTATGGAGACCCGAACAATAAGGATGCGCTTGACCTTGCACAAAAAGGTCTGCAGGAATTCAAAAACAGAAAGGTCATCATTTTCGATACTGCAGGTAGGCACAAGAATGAGGAAGACCTTATTGCAGAGATGGATGAGCTGGACAACATCATCAATCCTACCGAAGCTATTCTCGTTATCGACGGGACAATCGGTCAGCAGGCAGGTGAACAGGCAAGAGCGTTTTCACAGGCAACCGATATCGGTTCAATCATAATTACCAAACTTGACGGTTCAGCCAAAGGAGGGGGTGCAATGTCTGCAGTTGCAGAAACAGGAGCTCCTATCAAGTTCATCGGTACTGGTGAGAGAATCGATGACTTTGAACTCTTTGACCCTCAAAGGTTCATTTCAAGACTCCTCGGTATGGGGGATATCCAGTCCCTTATAGAAAAGGCTGAAGAAAACATCGATGAGGACGTTGCAGAAAAGACCATGAACAACATGCTCACAGGTAAGTTCACACTGATGGACATGAAAAACCAGTTTGAGATGATGAACAAGATGGGTCCGATGCAGCAGGTGCTCAACATGATTCCTGGTATGGGAAACAAGATTTCCAAGGAAGCCTCCAAGATGACCGAGGACAAGATTGACTCCTATAAAATCATGATGTCTTCAATGACTGAAGAGGAAATGCTGAACCCGAAAATCATCAAGCAGTCACGTATTCAAAGAATCGCCAGAGGTTCAGGTGTTGATGAAACTGAAGTAAAAGAGCTTTTGAAATATTACAACAACACCAAAAAGACCATGAAGGGAATCGGAAAACGTAGTGGTCGTTTAGGTGGCGGTGCAATGAACCGTATGATGGGACAATTCATGAACAGATAACATGTTGGAATTAGCTAAACAGATTTTGGATGAATGTGACGGCAAAATCTGCAGGAATTGTCTTGGCCGCAAACTGTCAAAAACAGTCGAGGGTTCAAACAACATAGAAAGGGCAGACAAGGTCTGCAGCGAACTTGGAATCACTCTGGACGGAGAATGCATAGTTTGCGACAACCTCTTTGACAAGCTCAACGACGATTTATATAAAAAGATTGACGATAAGATCAATCAGCTGGGAGTCGAGTTCGATACATTTCTGGTAGGTTCAAAAATCAGCAAGGACATTCAAAAGAGGGATGAGGAGCTGTCTGAAAAATTCGATTTGAACGTTGAAACCATAAAAAAGGAAGTTAACAGGCTAATTGGTCTTGGAATTTGGGAAATATATGGCAAGGAAGCAGAATTCGAAAGCCAGGACATTGTCTTTAACGTTGATTTAATCAAAGAGCCAAAGGTAAGAATTCAAATCAATCCGTTGTATGTTGAAGGAAAATACAACAAATGGAAACGTGGAATCCCTCAGACAAAATGGCCATGTACAAAATGCAAGGGAAGAGGATGTGAAGAGTGCAATTTCACAGGCAAGCAATATCCCGAGTCAGTTGAAGAACTGATTTCCGAGCACTTTTTAAAACTGACAAAAGGAAGGGAAGCAAAATTCCATGGTGCAGGCCGTGAAGACATTGACGTTTTGATGTTGGGTTCTGGAAGACCATTCGTTTTGGAAATCAAGGAACCGAAGATAAGAAAACTTGATTTGCCAACACTTGAAGAAGAAATCAATAGGATTAATGAGGGAAAAACCTCCTATCACAATCTTCATGTCTGCGAGAGAAGAAGAAAGGCGGAAATAAAGCAATCCTCTCCGGACACTTATAAGGTTTATAATGCACTTGTCAAATGTGACGGTGCCTTTGATATAAATAAGCTTGATGAGCTGACAGAATTAAATGAAATTCATCAGCAGACTCCGGTGAGGGTTTTAAGGCGTCGTGCCGATAAGGTGCGCATAAAGCATGTGTTAGACCTTTCATGTGAAGTCATTGACGATTATTCATTCAACATGAAAATCAAAACCGAAGGTGGTTTGTATATCAAGGAGCTGATTTCCGGTGATGACGGAAGAAGCCAGCCAAATGTCAGTGATATTTTAGGTGTTAAGGCAATCTGTGAGAAATTGGATGTAATTGAAGTAAGCGAGAAGTAGGTATTATGGGAGACGAATTTACACATTTAACAGAAAGTGGAGTCCACATGGTTGAAGTTGGCGAAAAGCCGGATCAAAAAAGAAGAGCTATTGCAAGCGGCAGTATTTTTTTAGATGAAAATACCGTGGCAATGATTCAAAATGAAGAAATCAAGAAAGGTAATGTACTGACAACCGCTCAAATTGCAGGAATTCAGGCGGTAAAAAATACCTCTTCAATAATTCCCCTTTGCCATCCGTTGGCATTGACAGGTATAGAGCTTAATTTTGAAGTTAAAACAGATGAAATCATAGCAACATGTGCCGTAAATACTTTAGGCAAAACCGGTGTTGAAATGGAAGCAATAACTGGTGTCAGCGTAGCGTTGCTTACCGTATGGGATATGGTAAAGGCTGTTGAAAAGGATGAAGACGGACAGTACCCGGACACCAGAATCAGCGATATCAAAGTTATCAAAAAAGAAAAAATCTAACCTTTATATACTATGAAAAAAATAGATATATACAATTATTTTTATTAATTAACTTAATAGGAGATTACTATGTCAAAAAAAGATAATAAGATTTCCATGCCTCAGACAGGTGCTGGATTAGTAAGATATTTTGATGAAGAAAGTGTAGGTCCAAAACTTTCTCCTGAGCACGTTTTAGTCGCTACTGTTATTGTAGCTATACTTTGTTTCGTTTTAAGATATTCCGCTTAAAATTATTGTTTTTTTTAAAAAACGATACTACTTTTTTTTATTTATTTAGATAATATGTTAACTAAAAGAATTATTCCTTGCCTAGATTGTGACTTGCAGGTTCCGGAAGGACGTGTTGTTAAGGGAGTGGAATTTAAGGAAATAAAATATGCAGGAAACCCTGTAGACCTTGCTACACGCTATTATGAGGAAGGTGCAGATGAAGTTGTAGTTTTAGACATCACAGCATCTCATGAAAGAAGAGCCACCATGGCAGATGTGATAGACAGACTGACTGAAAACGTTTTCATGCCGATTTGTGTAGGTGGAGGAATAAGAAAAGTTGACGATTACATTAAAATGCTTAAGGCTGGAGCAGACAAATGCTCAACAAACACTGCTGCAATCAAAAATCCGGAGCTTTTAACAGAAGCTTCAAAGGTTGTAGGTTCACAGGCTGTCGTGATTGGGATAGATGCCAAAAGAAGGTATGTTTCACATCCTGATGATGCGCCGGATAAGACAGTCATAGAAACCGATAACGGCTATTGCTGGTTTGATACAAGCATTTACGGTGGACGTGAATTTACAGGCATTGATGCAATCCAATGGGCTTTAAGGTGTCAGGAATTGGGTGCAGGTGAGATTCTCCTAACCAGTATGGATGGGGATGGAACCCAAAACGGATATGACATTGAGCTTAACAAGACAATCAATGATGCAGTTGACATTCCAGTCATAGCAAGCGGAGGCGTTGGCGAACCTAAACATATTTTGGAAGTCTTCGAAAAGACCGATGTTTCAGCGGCTCTTGCAGCAAGCATTTTTCATTTTAATCAGTATTCAATAGGGACCGTTAAAGAATATCTAAAAGAAAATAATGTGGCTGTTCGCTTATGATTCTTAGGACACCTATTGATTTGGAGTTAACTCAACTGTCCGGTCAGACTTCACAGCCTCCATGGTGTGAAGTTGACGGTACTTTTTCCAATGTTGTTGATGTCAATGGCAATCAGGCTATTTTTAATGTCAAGCAATCCGGCGAATTTTTAGATTTCAATTATTCTGGAGATATTTCAGACAAGCAAGCCATTGACAAATTGAATTACATTTTTGACTTGAATTTTGATTTGGATAAATTCTATAAGTATCTGGGCAATCATGCAGAATTGGCGCAAATGCCTGAGTTCTGCAATGGTTTGAGACTTTTTCTGGCGAATGATCCCTTTGAATGCATAATCTCATCTATATGCTCTGCAAACAATTCAATCAAAAGATGGACCAAATCGATTTCTCAGATAAAACAGAACTGGGGAAATCAGCACGGCAATTACTATACTTTTCCTAAAAGCAATGATTTATTAAATGTTTATTTGGATGATGAGGATGAATTTAATTCGTCAGATATTCAAGATATTTCAATGTGCACTAATAATCTCAAAAGTTGCGGCGTAGGATATAGAGCACCATACATGAGGAGGGCATCTGAGATGTTTACAGATGAAATCGACCTCCACGAAATTTTCAAGATGAGCTATGATGAAGCCTTTGAAACAATACTTGAAGTTCCGGGAGTCGGTCCGAAAGTGGCTGACTGCATATTGCTTTATGGATTCAACTTCAGGGAAGCTTTTCCATCGGATGTATGGATAAAACGCATTGTTTCTCATTTGTATTTTGAAGGAAAGGATATAAGCGTTGCCAAGGTTCGTGAATTTGGAATGGAAGAGTTCGGCAAAAATGCAGGTTATGTCCAGCTTTACATGTTCCACTATGCAAGAATGAGCGGACTGATGAAAAAATTGAAATGAAGCAAATGGCTATTTTTTAAAAATTAGACATTCAAGAAATCGGCACTAACAGGACAACATTATTAAAAAACTTAATTTTACTATTTTTCAATTTTTTTGCTTTTTATCAAAAATAAAGAGAAAATAATAATAAAAAAATTATAAAATAAAAACAACGCATATTTCTTTAAATCTAAAACTTATGCCTAATCCATAGAACTGAAAAATTAGAAAAATTAATAATAATTAGAATATTTCATTTTTCCCTTAAAAAAATAGGAAAATGAGCATTTAAAATGCTCTAAAAAAATCTATTCTAATGAATCGCTTCCTTTAGCTTCTTGGTCTCTGTAGAATTGAACTATGTCTGCAGCGTCAGCACCATCGTTTTGTCCGCCTACAATAACTCCCCATTGGTCGTAGTAGAAGTTGTATTCTGCGTCATAATAAAGAGGCTCATCAGTATTATTGTGGGTTTTACTTGCATTGGTGTCCTCGTATTTGATTGTGCTTGCTGTTGAGTTGACATTGGTTTTTTCTGTGTTGGATGAACCTTCCACGATTTTAATGGTTTCTTCCAATTTTGAAGGATTATATTTGTTGTCTCCATAATAGTTGACAACTACTTTGTGATCTCCTAATTCTTCATTTGTTAAAACCAAATAAAATTTACCGTCTTTGTCTGTCATGACAGAATAATTTTCGTATTTGCCGTTTGCTTCAAAACTAATGTTTACTTTTTGAGATGCAATTGCTTTTCCTTGTGCATCTTTAAGCTGGAATTCAATGTCATCTCCATTTTTTAGAGTTTTTTCACTTAACATTTTTATTTCGGTGTTTGTCTTTGCTTCAGCAGCTACTGCAGCTCCAACAGCTACTGCAACAATGAAAATACTCAAGATTACTAGTGTAATTTTTTTGTTCATGTAATCACCATTTATTATTTTTTTCACTTTGTTCATTAAATAGTTATCCTTTTAATTGAAGATACAATTATTAATTAAATTAATGTCGTTATGGTTATATTGTTGTCAAAATATAATTATTAGTTTATTTTTTTGATTGGATTAACTCTAAAATGCCATTGATTTTTCGTATTCATATTAATTTCTCGGCTTTTTCACCGAACCAGCCTTTTCTAGTTCCCACATAATATAGACCTAATGCTGAGACTGTAGTGACAATGATTGTTGAAGCAAAGTCGAAAGGACCAATTATGGATGAAGTTACTTCAAATCCTATGGCTGTAAAATATGCACTGGTTAAATTATTCACACAATGGAGTGCAGAACTGGCTTCCAAACCATTGCTGCGCCAGGTTAAAAACCCTAAAAGAATTCCTTGTATCAATACTCCCACTACTCCTAAAATACTGTAGGGGTGCATTGATGCAAAAATCACGGACTGAAGAATTATGGCCACGATAGGTATCTTAAACCATGACCCGAAAGTTTGCATAACTAGCCCTCGCAGAAAGTATTCTTCCGCAATGCACTGTAAAGGTATTATGATTAGGCATATTACAAAGAATGTTACTGTCAGAGTATTTGGACCAACAGGACCATGAATGATTGAAGTTATGATTTCATAAATTAGATATACTGCTAATGGAATAGTCAATGATTTAAAAAATAGTTTCCAGTCCCATCCTCCCCGTGATGAGGAATAGGAAGAGAATGGTCTGTCTTGAACGATTTTTGTTGCAATATATAGTGAAGGAAGAAAAATTGCCACAGACAGATAGCCGATGTAGCTTCCAGCTTCAGAATTCAACGCTTCGTATCCTTGTGTCATTAACTGGAAAAT harbors:
- a CDS encoding tRNA pseudouridine(54/55) synthase Pus10, whose protein sequence is MLELAKQILDECDGKICRNCLGRKLSKTVEGSNNIERADKVCSELGITLDGECIVCDNLFDKLNDDLYKKIDDKINQLGVEFDTFLVGSKISKDIQKRDEELSEKFDLNVETIKKEVNRLIGLGIWEIYGKEAEFESQDIVFNVDLIKEPKVRIQINPLYVEGKYNKWKRGIPQTKWPCTKCKGRGCEECNFTGKQYPESVEELISEHFLKLTKGREAKFHGAGREDIDVLMLGSGRPFVLEIKEPKIRKLDLPTLEEEINRINEGKTSYHNLHVCERRRKAEIKQSSPDTYKVYNALVKCDGAFDINKLDELTELNEIHQQTPVRVLRRRADKVRIKHVLDLSCEVIDDYSFNMKIKTEGGLYIKELISGDDGRSQPNVSDILGVKAICEKLDVIEVSEK
- a CDS encoding helicase C-terminal domain-containing protein, with the translated sequence MSNSMFCPNCGMLKSNCTCKTSRKNKSEGPTNLFSFSKKRTSSILDDEIPEVYSVDDHKLDEGTSAYLKELNPNIDDIIIENFPFEQPRLGQLEIIQDIYDAIRKGYKYIVLEAGTGTGKSAIATTLAKMYESAYILTMTKQLQSQYSTEFDFPLVKGRGNFACLNDNLETTCDMGTCKTTPNSSNFFCQYGVAKNPTLDAELAFEDSFGGSVFYQSGSHCHYWNQKANAINSPITLMNYDYAIMELNYVKHFGTRSLLILDEAHNIENKLMATMEVTLYNRTLEKDINKAISKETLKDGELEDWKMEIEAIGDSYEDIDLKEVTKNKADRIRSTISRLKTLRNNLEKEPKNWVIDTDEFGVTFKPLRVHHYAKDNLLKYGDVVIFMSATILSHKMFSKWLGLNPAEVYHIKVDSPFTKEKRPIILDLAGKMSANRIKNTAPKTIPILQEILKKHEGDKGLIHTHSYKCQQYITRNLNNSRLISHTSQNREQILNFFEKDENPLVLISPSMSEGVDLPYDKCRFQVIYKIPFPYLGDKQVNMRMKRDKKWYAYKTVMTLMQAYGRGMRAEDDSCYTYIIDSDINMLFKSPMYRSLIPDFFKEAVVRVKK
- a CDS encoding transcription factor S — its product is MEFCPECGAMLLPKDGILKCNSCGHEKNLSDNNEYEVSEDIKESDNVKMLGEDVDVGPITNETCPECGHDKATYKLLQTRSADEAPTRIFTCAKCKHTWRAYD
- a CDS encoding signal recognition particle protein Srp54 produces the protein MAMLGSLGENLTNTMKKLVGMSVIDKKTIKEVVKDIQRALIQSDVNIKLVLELSKKIESRALEEEPPKGITPREHVITIIYEEMVNLLGSEAAGLDINEKPYKILFLGLQGSGKTTTIGKLCRYLQKKGFNPAVVCTDTWRPAAYEQLKQLTEEMDVPLYGDPNNKDALDLAQKGLQEFKNRKVIIFDTAGRHKNEEDLIAEMDELDNIINPTEAILVIDGTIGQQAGEQARAFSQATDIGSIIITKLDGSAKGGGAMSAVAETGAPIKFIGTGERIDDFELFDPQRFISRLLGMGDIQSLIEKAEENIDEDVAEKTMNNMLTGKFTLMDMKNQFEMMNKMGPMQQVLNMIPGMGNKISKEASKMTEDKIDSYKIMMSSMTEEEMLNPKIIKQSRIQRIARGSGVDETEVKELLKYYNNTKKTMKGIGKRSGRLGGGAMNRMMGQFMNR
- a CDS encoding DUF308 domain-containing protein, coding for MKDSKDKEHRISNLKDMINNVNEDEDTSYDDIEEDKELIRYLNEDREGYGDLEIDDEFIYHPDEDTKNAVNLEENPIDDEFLIKTPKESDNGLNEEDIDLNDDNEVITGEISENFDNVLNAKIGRTPIIGVVSTILGLILIVLGAITFSSRSDRIVDNVISGENSFITVIFIVCGLVLLIYGIYKVIGMRNPLEDISKSIDSLDNENDTPAEKMEEKDQNILPKSNIPLDKDSFKIGEFNFGELKNTFKKTKSDSKPKKTTPQENIDDIPPAREKPPERKGLTSEEIEEIEYEQVKLENETIDDIFAEVEGIEDIPIISVDSKEEGKKE
- a CDS encoding DNA-directed RNA polymerase subunit L, which encodes MDENFKIIEEKTLELTFRVENESHGVFNALRHILMQDPDVEYAVYNIDHPLTGKPEMTIKTKRGKRPRIVLKKAAEELQKESAEFKKLIDEAL
- a CDS encoding exosome complex RNA-binding protein Csl4 — its product is MSIEEEQIVMPGDKLGIIEQYLPGEGTYDDNGEIKSSVLGNVKINQKMKVISVESDAKPALLKVGDVVYGQITDIKPQRANVKIDCIKDNARPLALPYMGAIHISQAKKDYLEKLSDAFRIGDIVQAKVVKITGDNVDLGTVDDDCGVLKAMCTRCRDYMHTTKKQNELQCNTCNKKEKRKISKNYVN
- the dph2 gene encoding diphthamide biosynthesis enzyme Dph2 → MSMYNMDLDRVISKINSKDAKNVGLQFPEGLKMQAIKIARKIESETDATVIISGDPCFGACDVSDYKMKGSVDLIVHYGHTPLPLKYEVPTIFVEAFAKIDLKKDLEKCLDALKDYSKVALVTTTQHLHLLNEIRDYLEDNGKEVVLGSSKSTRKGQVLGCNFSSIKDLDAEIFLFIGSGNFHPLGINLFSNTPVLALDPYNNELRRMDEYADRILRIRFARITKARSAEKWGIIVSSKEGQYRMKLAKETKKLLEENGMEAYIILVDNVNPDVLLPYLELDAFVVSACPRIAIDDSQMYKKPLLTPQELEIVLNKREWENYQLDEILFHERYQ
- a CDS encoding NUDIX hydrolase, whose protein sequence is MTEYKTPSVTADIFIFDEEINFILVKRKNNPFMDYWALPGGFVEYGESVENGAIREAKEETNIDVTLKDLVGVYSDPDRDPRGHTITVAFTATGDMSKMKADTDAKEVKIFSAEKLDEINIAFDHDKIIRDCLKKVKTTF
- the hpt gene encoding hypoxanthine/guanine phosphoribosyltransferase, with product MLEEVKKSLESSPIVKKGEYNYFVNPISDGVPAMNPLMLRELALAVHKYADLDVDKIVAVEAMGIHLATALSLATDIPFVVIRKRQYGLPGEKEVYQKTGYGSSNLYVNDLHEGEKILLIDDVVSTGGTMVALIRTLEDMGLDLKSVVAIIDKGEGKEIVKKETGRDVLSLVKLDVIDGKVVIESTIED